The Epinephelus lanceolatus isolate andai-2023 chromosome 12, ASM4190304v1, whole genome shotgun sequence genome segment AAGCAGCAGCGGGGACAAAGATGGACAGTGTGCTGGACCCTTTCTCTGGACTCGACTctttctcctcccctccttATTTCGACGATGACGAGTTTTTCACCGACCAGTCCTCAAGAGACGGACACTTGGACACTGATGATTTTTTGGATGACGACGTCGACTTCCTCGCCAGTCACTTCCAAGACTATTACAGCAAAGACGGCGGCAGCAGAGCAGCGCCTCACGATGGAGACTACGACATCGGCAACTTGTCattctcctcctcatcctccaccTTCTCCTACGGCTGCGCCGACAGCACCCCGGATCTGTCCCCTCAGATGAGCCATCACGGCGGGCCGTTACTGAAGCGGAGGAGGCGGATGAGGTCTGACATGGAGATGCAGCAGCTGAGACAGGCGGCCAACGTCAGGGAGCGGCGGAGGATGCAGTCCATCAATGACGCGTTTGAGGGGCTCCGCTCCCACATCCCGACACTGCCCTACGAGAAGAGGCTCTCCAAGGTGGACACTCTGCGGCTCGCCATCGGCTACATCAACTTCCTCGCCGAGCTCGTGCAGTCTGATCTGCCCATCAGAAACTCCAGCAGCGAGACGCACGCGCAGCCCAAGAAGGTCATCATCTGTCACAGAGGAACAAGTAGGTTCATTTTACGACCATACATCTATATTCAGCTGTTTTTCTTGACAAGTGACGCATTAGTGGTGATGGGCTGGAAAAGATGAGATCAACTTTTTACGCAAATTAGCCACAGATTTACGCATGCAATAACTGGGATTGATACGAGCCTGCATAGTCCTGGTGATGAACATGATGAAAACtaaaattgagaaaaaaaaacaaaaaaaaaaaaaaaactaacaacaATGTTCCTGTTCCCTTCTCTCCCCAGGGTCTCCTTCCCCCAGCGACCCGGACTACGGCCTGCCTCCCCTCGCCggtcactctctgtcctggtcggATGAAAAGCAACTCCGAGAGCAGAACATCATCCGCACCGCTAAAGTCTGGACACCGGAAGACCCCCGAAAGCTGCACAACAAATCAGGCCTCACGGACATTGAAAACGAGCCTCCTTTTGGCCTGGTGGCCTAAACAGAAACACCAGAGTTCCTCTGACTCCTTCTGTAAAACGCACATTGTAAATGTGAAGTGGATTGTGTTAATGCGCTTTTGAAAGCGCATtgcaaaaaaatgtgaacacCATGTGAGCTTATTGTACAGTTTCCGATATTGTATTCAATGTTGTAAATAGTTTTATCATGTtgataattttatttttctaattcaGGCAACTGGCaatcatgtatttattttttttcacaagttataatttatgtttttaatttaattacaataaataagagaaatatttttatatcGTTGTACaatgatttatattt includes the following:
- the ptf1a gene encoding pancreas transcription factor 1 subunit alpha, yielding MDSVLDPFSGLDSFSSPPYFDDDEFFTDQSSRDGHLDTDDFLDDDVDFLASHFQDYYSKDGGSRAAPHDGDYDIGNLSFSSSSSTFSYGCADSTPDLSPQMSHHGGPLLKRRRRMRSDMEMQQLRQAANVRERRRMQSINDAFEGLRSHIPTLPYEKRLSKVDTLRLAIGYINFLAELVQSDLPIRNSSSETHAQPKKVIICHRGTRSPSPSDPDYGLPPLAGHSLSWSDEKQLREQNIIRTAKVWTPEDPRKLHNKSGLTDIENEPPFGLVA